AAGATAGCTAGCTCAGGTCGCAAGGCGGATTACTCACAAATGCAAGTTTGGCAACGTAATGGTATCGGCGAACTGCTATTTGGCGAGAATGACAGTAGCAATGATAATAGCAATGATAGCGCAAAGCCTGAGATGCTAGGAAGTATGGTTGAGCCTTTGGTCATTGAGTATGCGCTGTGGCAACGCTTTTTTGAGCCCGATGTTAGCGACTATCTAACCGTTATTGACGGGCACAAAGTGGTACAAATGGATTGGCTGGGATCACAGCAAGGTTATCGGGTGACCTTGGATGATGGAACCGCTATTCAAGCGGCATTATTGATAGGCGCTGATGGTCGAGGATCGTTTGTCCGTAAGCAAGCCGGTATTGAGCTTGATACCCTTGATTATAAGCAAACCGCTATTTGCTGTGCTATTCAGACCGCCAAACCGCACCGTGCTACCGCTCGCCAAGCTATGCTACCGACTGGTACGCTGGCGCTATTGCCACTCGCCGATATCACCGATGAAGACAAAGCTCGCCCGCAACATTGGCAGTCAGTAGTTTGGACTTTGCCGCGTAATCAAGCGTTGTCATTGTTAGAAGAGGATGCGCGCGTTATCGCTGATAAACTTGCTGCTGCCAGCACTTATGAGCTTGGTGCTATAGATAAAGTTGAATCTATCGCCAGCTTTCCACTGGCGGCTCAGCAAGCTAAAAGTTACGTCGCTGATAATTTAGTACTGATAGGAGACGCCGCCCATGGGGTGCATCCGCTGGCGGGACAGGGGCTTAACTTGGGTATGCTCGATGTAAAAGAGCTATTTGAGCAACTGACTCACGATTTTGCCCGTAGTGGCGGTACGCTTTGGGGTGCTAATCAAACCCTGCGCACTTATGAGCGTCTGCGTCGCCCGCATAATAGTTTGATGATGCATAGCTTTTCGCTACTTAACTGGCTGTTTGCAGGGGAGTTGGCGCAATTGCGTCCTATCCAAATAATTCGTAATGAGGGCATGTATCGGGTGAGCAAGATTAGACCTTTGATGCGGTTATTTGCTAAGCAGGCGAGTGGGGTTTAGGGGTTTGGACTTAACGAAGAGTAGAGTATGAACGTGAAATTATGGACAATAGCGTCAATTATGATAGGCACTTTAGTACTGACAGGTTGCCAAACTACTAATTTGTCTAATCGAACAAGTCAAGCTATCAACATACCAACG
This sequence is a window from Psychrobacter jeotgali. Protein-coding genes within it:
- a CDS encoding FAD-dependent oxidoreductase, translating into MKNNHTLIIGGGIVGATLALKLAQAKHPVTLIDARPKRNQADWEQVLNNRDARVYALSLASIGLLKEAGAWQKIASSGRKADYSQMQVWQRNGIGELLFGENDSSNDNSNDSAKPEMLGSMVEPLVIEYALWQRFFEPDVSDYLTVIDGHKVVQMDWLGSQQGYRVTLDDGTAIQAALLIGADGRGSFVRKQAGIELDTLDYKQTAICCAIQTAKPHRATARQAMLPTGTLALLPLADITDEDKARPQHWQSVVWTLPRNQALSLLEEDARVIADKLAAASTYELGAIDKVESIASFPLAAQQAKSYVADNLVLIGDAAHGVHPLAGQGLNLGMLDVKELFEQLTHDFARSGGTLWGANQTLRTYERLRRPHNSLMMHSFSLLNWLFAGELAQLRPIQIIRNEGMYRVSKIRPLMRLFAKQASGV